In the Pleuronectes platessa chromosome 8, fPlePla1.1, whole genome shotgun sequence genome, one interval contains:
- the gpr174 gene encoding probable G-protein coupled receptor 174 — MDLINQSCNTTDDMRRYQHYIYAVVYSVILAPGLLGNVLALWVFSVYIRETKKAVVFMMNLAVADLLQVLSLPLRIYYYLNNTWPFGNVLCMICFYLKYVNMYASIYFLVWVSVRRCQLIMHPLRYSSSRRKGDMCICGFGWLFVCLGCLPFPLLRNPVAAQNIQPVCFSELPLRPVSAPVALSLLILAEMVGFIIPLILVLACACLTAGSLREVRDGAIPDRGEKRRALRMVLSCAAVFLVCFAPYHVTMPLDFLAKANALSNCALRNQILLCHPITLCLASLNCSLDPIMYYFTTDEFRRRLSKPEIPEGRTISRNLSCMTGREKAEDN, encoded by the exons ATGGACTTAATTAATCAAAGCTGTAACACCACTGACGATATGCGCAGGTACCAGCACTACATATATGCAGTGGTGTACAGTGTGATCCTAGCACCTGGCCTGCTGGGTAATGTGCTGGCGCTCTGGGTGTTCAGTGTCTACATCAGAGAAACCAAAAAGGCTGTGGTGTTCATGATGAACCTGGCTGTGGCCGACCTGCTGCAG gtgctctctctgcctctgcggATTTACTACTACTTGAACAACACCTGGCCCTTTGGAAATGTCCTCTGTATGATCTGCTTCTATCTCAAGTACGTCAACATGTACGCCTCAATCTACTTCCTAGTGTGGGTCAGCGTGCGTCGCTGCCAGCTGATCATGCATCCGTTGAGGTACAGCTCATCCAGGCGGAAGGGGGACATGTGTATCTGTGGCTTTGGCTGGCTGTTCGTCTGTCTGGGCTGTCTGCCATTCCCTCTGCTGAGGAACCCTGTTGCTGCCCAGAACATCCAGCCGGTGTGTTTCTCAGAGCTGCCCCTGAGGCCTGTCAGTGCTCCAGTAGCCTTGAGTCTCCTGATCCTAGCGGAGATGGTGGGCTTCATCATCCCCCTCATCCTGGTGTTAGCCTGCGCCTGTCTGACTGCGGGCAGCCTTCGGGAGGTGAGAGATGGGGCGATTCCTGACCGAGGGGAGAAGCGGAGGGCGTTGAGGATGGTGCTGAGCTGTGCTGCAGTCTTCTTGGTGTGCTTCGCTCCTTACCATGTAACCATGCCCCTGGATTTCTTGGCCAAAGCCAACGCTCTCAGCAACTGTGCCCTCAGGAACCAGATTCTGCTGTGCCACCCCATCACActctgtctggccagtctgaacTGCAGCCTGGACCCGATCATGTACTATTTCACCACAGATGAATTCAGGAGGCGACTGAGCAAACCAGAGATTCCGGAGGGCAGGACTATCAGCAGGAATCTGTCCTGCATGACAGGACGAGAGAAGGCAGAGGACAACTAG